One part of the Augochlora pura isolate Apur16 chromosome 3, APUR_v2.2.1, whole genome shotgun sequence genome encodes these proteins:
- the Spred gene encoding sprouty-related protein with EVH-1 domain isoform X2, with amino-acid sequence MTEASEDGNYLVRVRAQVMTRDDSSGGWVPLSGGGLANVSVRRRATSSGGHQSNNTNGSGVSTTTVIPSTTNSTQSVSTAAVTTNQNHGSSSNSPIGATKKRHEYLIYGKRITDQSVVLSCTIKKDFEYNKVMPTFHHWMTGEKRFGLTFQTAADARAFDKGVRTAVEELLEDAGDEDVFMTLNLPAEPPEPRPSSETSHSIVRVTNCHSQCSDFPDSQKPIHYIGASSIKVPPSQHPLASTADAGSDNYPYVQLTTLNHEYLYPIIDDHKGDRLDRSNTGSSLKKPDIIVSEPAKNTMKRNIRLRCKHCQELYTEQHNPRGSCEFAPDPIKRGIAKISCLSCAQGMLYHCMSDAEGDFSQNPCSCSTEEGCGRRWFGLALLSLIVPCLWIYPPLRAVHWCGSSCGMCGGRHHPME; translated from the exons ATGACAGAGGCGTCGGAGGA TGGTAACTATCTGGTGAGGGTTCGTGCCCAGGTAATGACAAGGGATGATAGTTCCGGTGGTTGGGTTCCTTTAAGCGGCGGAGGTTTAGCAAATGTTTCGGTTAGAAGAAGAGCTACTTCTTCAGGTGGGCATCAGTCTAATAATACCAATGGATCTGGTGTTTCTACTACGACTGTCATACCCTCCACTACCAACTCTACGCAATCTGTATCAACTGCAGCTGTCACTACAAACCAAAATCATGGATCTTCAAGCAATTCCCCAATTGGTGCGACAAAGAAGAGGCACGAGTATCTTATTTATGGGAAACGGATCACTGATCAATCA GTTGTTCTTAGTTGTACAATTAAAAAGgattttgaatataataaggTAATGCCAACTTTTCATCACTGGATGACAGGGGAAAAAAGATTTGGTTTGACATTTCAAACAGCTGCTGATGCAAGAGCTTTTGATAAAGGTGTTCGTACAGCTGttgaagaattattagaaG ATGCTGGCGATGAGGATGTTTTTATG acttTGAACTTGCCTGCGGAACCGCCGGAGCCACGTCCATCGTCCGAAACATCTCATAGTATAGTTCGGGTGACCAATTGTCATTCCCAGTGTTCAGATTTTCCTGATTCACAGAAACCTATCCATTATATTGGTGCATCATCTATAAAAGTACCACCATCGCAACATCCTTTGGCATCGACTGCCGATGCTGGATCTGATAACTATCCTTACGTGCAGCTCACAACACTTAATCATGAGTATTTATATCCTATTATCGATGATCATAAAGGCGATCGGTTAGATAGATCTAATACTGGCAGCTCTTTGAAGAAGCCAGATATTATAGTATCTGAACCCGCAAAAAATACTATGAAACGTAATATTCGATTACGATGTAAACATTGCCAAGAGCTTTATACAGAACAGCATAATCCGAGAGGATCGTGTGAATTTGCACCTGACCCAATTAAACGTGGGATCGCAAAAATTTCGTGTCTGTCGTGTGCTCAGGGCATGTTATATCACTGTATGAGCGATGCTGAAGGTGATTTCTCCCAAAATCCATGCAG TTGCAGCACGGAAGAAGGATGTGGACGCAGATGGTTTGGTTTGGCATTATTGTCACTGATCGTTCCTTGCTTGTGGATTTACCCTCCACTTAGAGCTGTTCATTGGTGTGGCTCGTCCTGCGGAATGTGCGGGGGACGTCACCATCCGATGGAATAA
- the Spred gene encoding sprouty-related protein with EVH-1 domain isoform X1 — protein MTEASEDGNYLVRVRAQVMTRDDSSGGWVPLSGGGLANVSVRRRATSSGGHQSNNTNGSGVSTTTVIPSTTNSTQSVSTAAVTTNQNHGSSSNSPIGATKKRHEYLIYGKRITDQSVVLSCTIKKDFEYNKVMPTFHHWMTGEKRFGLTFQTAADARAFDKGVRTAVEELLEGLANSTLCGNSLDAGDEDVFMTLNLPAEPPEPRPSSETSHSIVRVTNCHSQCSDFPDSQKPIHYIGASSIKVPPSQHPLASTADAGSDNYPYVQLTTLNHEYLYPIIDDHKGDRLDRSNTGSSLKKPDIIVSEPAKNTMKRNIRLRCKHCQELYTEQHNPRGSCEFAPDPIKRGIAKISCLSCAQGMLYHCMSDAEGDFSQNPCSCSTEEGCGRRWFGLALLSLIVPCLWIYPPLRAVHWCGSSCGMCGGRHHPME, from the exons ATGACAGAGGCGTCGGAGGA TGGTAACTATCTGGTGAGGGTTCGTGCCCAGGTAATGACAAGGGATGATAGTTCCGGTGGTTGGGTTCCTTTAAGCGGCGGAGGTTTAGCAAATGTTTCGGTTAGAAGAAGAGCTACTTCTTCAGGTGGGCATCAGTCTAATAATACCAATGGATCTGGTGTTTCTACTACGACTGTCATACCCTCCACTACCAACTCTACGCAATCTGTATCAACTGCAGCTGTCACTACAAACCAAAATCATGGATCTTCAAGCAATTCCCCAATTGGTGCGACAAAGAAGAGGCACGAGTATCTTATTTATGGGAAACGGATCACTGATCAATCA GTTGTTCTTAGTTGTACAATTAAAAAGgattttgaatataataaggTAATGCCAACTTTTCATCACTGGATGACAGGGGAAAAAAGATTTGGTTTGACATTTCAAACAGCTGCTGATGCAAGAGCTTTTGATAAAGGTGTTCGTACAGCTGttgaagaattattagaaG gaTTGGCCAATTCAACGTTGTGCGGTAATTCATTAGATGCTGGCGATGAGGATGTTTTTATG acttTGAACTTGCCTGCGGAACCGCCGGAGCCACGTCCATCGTCCGAAACATCTCATAGTATAGTTCGGGTGACCAATTGTCATTCCCAGTGTTCAGATTTTCCTGATTCACAGAAACCTATCCATTATATTGGTGCATCATCTATAAAAGTACCACCATCGCAACATCCTTTGGCATCGACTGCCGATGCTGGATCTGATAACTATCCTTACGTGCAGCTCACAACACTTAATCATGAGTATTTATATCCTATTATCGATGATCATAAAGGCGATCGGTTAGATAGATCTAATACTGGCAGCTCTTTGAAGAAGCCAGATATTATAGTATCTGAACCCGCAAAAAATACTATGAAACGTAATATTCGATTACGATGTAAACATTGCCAAGAGCTTTATACAGAACAGCATAATCCGAGAGGATCGTGTGAATTTGCACCTGACCCAATTAAACGTGGGATCGCAAAAATTTCGTGTCTGTCGTGTGCTCAGGGCATGTTATATCACTGTATGAGCGATGCTGAAGGTGATTTCTCCCAAAATCCATGCAG TTGCAGCACGGAAGAAGGATGTGGACGCAGATGGTTTGGTTTGGCATTATTGTCACTGATCGTTCCTTGCTTGTGGATTTACCCTCCACTTAGAGCTGTTCATTGGTGTGGCTCGTCCTGCGGAATGTGCGGGGGACGTCACCATCCGATGGAATAA